CGACAAGAGGTTAGCAGCAAAGGGAGTGAATTAATGTACATTtgcaagaaaatattcaataaaccGAGAATTTCTTGGTGAATATATAtgtctttttcctttatcCCGCATATTAATTACCCACATATATGGTACTTTAGAATATACGACAATAGAATGCGAATGTTCTTCGTTAATATTTCTATCAcaattatgtttaaaatacgattttaaaacatatttcgctattaaaaatattgagaaatatttatggtTGTGAAAAGTCTGGTTTAAATGTAGTATTATCGAATCATTTAATTGGTCAAAGCGTATTGTGCTGATTTgcttaaatgataaaaagaatatgCAGATAAAAGACCCGAATATCTGTTCTGTATATATTAAGTTATTTCGATGGCAGCCAAATTTCGGTATTTAATTCCACCATTTTCCGTAATGTAGCGTTATACTGTTCATCTCTATATTTCTCATTCTTTTTGTGCACTTCTTTGGCAGCTTTTAAATATCTGTAAAGCAAatcaattatatatacttttctgatattttctcataaatcggaaaaatttattgaaattattacttttgtaTAGAAAGTACGATATTTCTGGTTTCCTTTTCTGCAATTCGTGTAGTTTCCGATAAAGATGATACATAATTAATGGGATTCCCTGATTTGATTCGTGTCAACGGATAAATGCGAATCCAGCCTCCCTCTCTCGCGCATGGCGTACTCCAATCTTTACCATTATCCCATATCGATGTTTTATTGTTGCTTTCTGGGTTATTACCCTGAAAACCGCGTGGAATATATTTATCCACTAACAAGGGATTGTAACGAGACCATAAATTTGTAGAATTGTTGATAGTCGATTGTTTAagctaataattaaaatggatATAGAATGTAGCATTTCTAAAACAAGAATTCAATATTTGTCGATAGCTACTTTATTTTAGATACATACGGTAGGTCGAAGTTCCGTGCATATATTTAGAAAACCATCAGTTTCCCGATAagttttcgatttcttttttatggtTCGATTTGTACAAAACTTGGAAGACACTTCAACCTCATCGTCAATCGGGCTTGTTGACCATATCGTAAAAAGTGACAGACCAGTGTTGCATACTGGAAGACCTAGTAAATCGAATAGGTCATGCAGCAGAGGTTTCTTCACTTCAGAGTCAATTTCGCAGTCATTACTTAAAGCTGGGCTTAGATTGACCTGTTCAAATGTCgattatcgaataattaacaatGATTTTCACTAATAATTCAAGCGAATGAGATATCTCTTAACCTCTAGTAACCATGGTTTTAAATTTCTGTCGATTAATACGTCAAATCCGAAAAATTCGAAGCAATTGGAAGATTTCGGTATGCTCGCGGCTTGGCTCAATATAGTTAAACTGACTAAACAGGCTATTCTCTGCCAAAGAAACCAATCGTAATATCCAGCTTGTTCGAAGTATCTTCTCAATTGTCTAAAAGTCCATTTGCAACCTGCGAATGTTCCAATTCTACTATCTATGGTACAATTCAAGAAACTTTAAATTAGTGACGGTGATTTTATACCAGAACCAACGCGTTCCTTCTTCTCAGAGTATCCTGGACCCAATTTGTTCAACGAAAAATTAGTGAGATGCCGGAAAGGATCGTTCAAATgttctaatgaaaatttttctgtAGCGAAACGCGCCAATCCTTCCTTATACAAGTATATCGTCAAAGGCTGATAAGAGGGTACGCACACGTATAGTCGTAGATCGAATTTATAACCTCCGATCAGAAAGGGATTCTCGATGTATCTTTGAACCACCGCTGCATTGTCGTACGTAAGATCGCTTAATTTCTAGAAACGTAAGATTCTGCATTTGACGAGTTCGGCTAACAAGTTAagttttttctttaatcatcGATGTTCACGTAGCATGATCGATCCTTACACGAAACAAAAAGATTCCTTTCCCCTGACTTTGACCAACTGGCTTACAGATCCAAACTCTATCGTGTTCACAGCGGCTGCATTCTTCCGCCAATTTGGTATATTCCGATGGCAAGTTATATCCTACAGGACTAACGCGTTGTATTTTTGATAATGTTGATCGAATATTATTCTCACCATATCTTGATAAACTCTAGATTATACCTGAAATCGTAGATCGAACCGTGCATCTTCTTCATACATCTAAGATGACGGATAAGATTGTCTTTTCGGCAGATCGAACTCCCTTTTGGAATTCTGTTGATAAACTAAAAGATTTACGGGAATACGATTGAAAAGCTGTCACTTTGCTAACGAAATCGATTTTAAGATAGGAGATTCAGACGACCTATTACCTGCCATGGGAGTAATAGCTTGTAATGGGGAAGGGGGAAGCCGCCGGATCGCCACCATAAATTCCATCGATCTTTGAATACATTATTTTCGCCAGTATATTCTCTCCAGCCCCGTTCCGTACAAACCTGTGATCAAAGTATGCCATTCATACGTACAATTCGTTTATCAACATACTTACGGATCAAAGTTCATTCTTCTAACAATaagcaaagaatattttatcgcgTGACTCTCGAACGGATGGAACACGATGAGCGAAATATCTATTAAACTGGAACATTACGCATTCTATAATTGCGAAAAGTTGGAATGCGCGTGCAAAAATAGCAGAGAACGCCCTTGATTTATTTGTCGTGTTATTAGAGCATTAAGAATGGGTTACTTTTGATATGAAAAGCGAACCAAGGCCtctaattacaattaaattcgAGTATATCTCTTTTCGCTGTTACGGTAGCctagttttattattcttttcttacaACTTGAACATCGATTAGCTGCGGAAGGTCATCGACCACATTTACACTCTATTCTTATAACCTGAATTGTTTCCGTTTCGTTTTAATAGcctgctctctctctctctctctctctctccctccctctccctctctttctttctctccctccccCATCTGTCTATCTGTCTGTCTATCTATCCATAATGactaagaaattaatttttacgtaaCGAAACGTCCAGAGGAACGTTGCGCTTATATCAAAGTTGCCGATGAAAGTTCGTTTCGGGCTGCATAGTACGTGCATCGCTATTGTGTTAGATTGTATGGAAGGAAGAGGTGAATCGTCGTAACGGTGCGCCCCAACAACTCTATTCTTCGTCTATTATTATTGCATGTCGCATTTAATAGCCGTGTTTCTAAAAATGGTGCACGCAAAAGCGCGTCGCATCTCGTTTGGCTCTGCAGGTATGTACGTGCATATGCACACCGTACGTACCTTGAAAAGTATTCAGTTCAAGGGCACGGCTAAGTTTGTAACCGTGTCGAACAAATTCCAAGCGACATAAAAGCGTGACGGAACGTATCTAACATTTATGTACCTACCGGTGTTACGTGTATTCATTGCATTTTAGAGCTAAACTACCCACGCAAACGTGATACACACTTTACTGAAACGTGACTCGCTCGATTTTCGTCTTTTCAATGAAGAGCATCTAATATCGTCCATACACAGAGCTTGTGCTATTCAATAGCTAACATTGAAATTCAAGGGAACGTTCGGTGCGCGATGTACGATTCTAAGAATATCGATACCTGTATAAGAAGATGCGGTCCTGTACCATTGTCGTTGAGTCTGAACACGAAAGGACCATCCAAGTATTTCACTGCCATATCGAAACATTATATTTTGGAAGACCGCGCGAAGACAATAACTCTGATTAGTAGTATCACGGTAGTACGATCAATCTTCTTTCTTGAGATAATAGCGACACTTTTGTTCCTCTAATTACGTGAAACGGAGAAAAGAGATTAAAGCGTTAAGCGATACTTTTATTTAGGAAAGCGTTCAACACCGGTTTCCCGTTGTTCTTCTGCCAAGTTTGAAAAGTccaaaaggaaaaagaacaaaggTAATTAGCAACACAAAGTGAGAAGAAATTCAAGATATCTTATCATACCTCGCACTTTTCATTCACAAAATATCAACATGTAGCTCTTGATGATTTTAAAAAAGCGTGTAATCTAGACATTCTCGATTATATCtatcgttctctctctctttttttttttctatatccAAGAAAGTATTTCTTAACGATTATAGCGAGTTATTCTTCGAAACGACATTCTCGTCAAAGATTAGTCtttcgtatttaaatatttcgatggGCCCGCATGCAAGCGAGTCGGAATCTCGATTCTCACTGGTGCACCGCCACGTTTCGGTCTACGCAATCGCTATGACCTGGTCGCAGGCGCGCAGGTTGCTCGTATGCCACCTTCCACGCCGCTTTCCAGCTTTTATGGGCTTTCGCTGGACACCGCGAACCCACAAGGACACCGGAAGTCTCATCGGTTGCGAGCTTCCGAAAGAATTACACCGATTTCCGTTTAAGGATATTGCGGACACGCGACTTATTCGCGAGACCTATTCGTCGAGATTTGTACCAGATTTACTTGTACCAGAAATAGCATAAATATCGACTGGTGCAGTTTAAACCTTAAAACTTGCAATAATGCGCATCGCGATGACAGGTTCCTTTCACCCGTATCAAAAAATCACATCTACATTCTCCGTCTTCCCATTTCTGAAATGTTTCCGGAGAAACTCGTAAAAGCGCGACCGGTATTCTTCGCTATCTATGTCTATGTGGATATATTAATAGGAACACGCTCATTGATTATGACGTATcaattgaaaaaaagattCATCAAAATGTTTCGCGTGTTTGGCTACGTTGTAGGCAGGAGGTACCGCAAGGTTACTTTAATGACAAATCGATGAAACGTCCCTTACGGTGGAGTTACTTCCTGGTTAGAGACGAAATGGTTTGCGATCGAGCCTTCACGTGTTTCGTTGTACGCGGTCCGAGCTTTTTCTCTTCGCAGACCTAACCGCTATTTATGGTTGAACGAATGGTCTCCGCGATATcgaaatgttttttgtttctcgGTTTATTTCTTAGCTCGCGGCTGTCTTAGATCCGCCGTCGAGATCTTTCTGGCAAATGATGATCTCTTTGGGAAATGGATATGAAAGAAACACCTGGGCGATAATTTACATGAacattttagtttattgtaagCAACACGTAACACGGATACAGAAGCTCGTGCGATATTCAGCTAGTAGTCGAtctgattaatattaatactaatCGTAAATTGCGCCCGTTATGATATTGCATCGGTCTATCACGATCGAACATCGAACGTCGGGATTGCTTTTCAGGATCGAAGGGACAttctttcgatcgaatcgGTTTTTCTCTTGCACGTTCACGCAACGTATTGCGCCAACACCGCGTGTTCTTACTCACTAAATTATACAATGTACGCTTAAATATTTCCCCTCCGATTTGCGAGCTTCGCTACCTGGTATATCTTATCGTAGCTACTATACGACACGAGCCTGTAATAATGGCACAGAAATCGGTAAccttttctaaaattacatGGCAATTGCTATCAAGTGAGAATTTCTCGATTCTCGAAGTTAatcttttcttcgtattttaattttgtcacATATCCTGAAACTTAGACACCTAAAATCTATTCGAGTAGAACGAGAAGCGTATTTTCCTCGTGTCTGATCGTTTGTTCGATTTTACGCAAGCTTTCCGAACGTTCAATCGTCAAAATTAACACTACCTTCTTGGTGAAACGATTGGCCGACTAAACGACTGGAAGAAATCGAGCCTGTTATTTCGCTCGTTCTCGATCGCCTGATTTCAGACTGGCATAGTTCCGCTCGATGATTTACGGCGAAATTCGCATGTATGGAGATTTTAACAAGTGTCTCTATCGTTGATTGGTAATCCACACGCACACCATAGATATTCGTTGTGTCTTACGATGCAGAATCACCAGTCAGGTATTCGTATATTATCAGAtctcgaattaaaaatttgacatGAAAAAGTAATCAACTTAGACAGTCCAATAATCGTGAGAAATTTGtcgaaattggaaaatttcagaaatcgAGGACAAATGTATCGCAGCTTTTATCTTCCGCATACTTTGAATCATTGGCAATTAGATTAGCAAGAGGGTTGCTTGTCGCAATTTCCATCAACAGCTAATCCTCTTCGAATCTTCAAAGGGTTAAGCCGACATTTTCGTGTTGGATACACCTTGGTAATGCGAAATATGTGATAATGCCAGTAATACTAATTGCTTGGATGACCTTTGCGTGATTCGAGCAGGAGACCAAGTCGGCGCGTTTATTGTATCGTTGCAGAATTTTCTGCGGCAACGATTTTACGAGGTATTCGAGACCTGTCCGCCACGGAAACGCGATTACTCGTCGCAAAGCGAAACCGCAAGGCACAAGGAGTTCGCGTCTCATCGATATCTTACGGCTGCTTGATCCACCAATTAGTCGTGGAATGTCGAGGCAGCGAAACTCGAGGAACTTTGCCGACGCAATGACCTCTTAAGAAGTTCTTCTTCTGTACTTTCGTTCAAGCGAGTCTCTGATCTGCGAAATCGGAAGCACGAATTACGTGACTGTATTTCGCTTCTGACGAAGATTTCTCCCCTTTCCCCGCTGGAATTAATTACCGAGCGGCCTATAAAGTCGGTTCGATACCGAGTCGCGACTATTTGCCGCGGGGATACGACTTTATTGGCATGGATAATCGTCGACGCGATAATTGTCATTTTGGCCGAACGTAGCTGAATATGTAATTGCCGGTATAATTACTTAGATAGTTACATGGGCGCATGTAAATAGTATTTATCGTAAGCGAGCACGAGCGCGGCCGATCACGGCAATTCGAGAAACGTGATCGTTCTGGGACTGCGATCCTCGAAGTACGAAGGACACTGTTTCTAAGTTTCGATCGACATTGCCGACTTCGAGGTGTCCTGCTTCTCTAAGCAGCGGAAGATATTCGAATATCAaggaaattgtaattaatcgaTACAATTAGATTCgttcgtaaataaatatattcgcaAATCGTCCTACGGTTATTTGACGGTCTTGTCAACGTCAATTCGTTGGGTTAGTTGTCGTCGATCGAAAACATACAACAAGAACAAGAAGTAATCAcggtaaattataatttgtgcAGAAAGAATTCGTGCTCGTAAAGCTAAGATACGCgttttctttgtaatatttttcgtttctcctaTTTGTTTTTCCAACGCCCCCGCCCCCTTCCTCCTTTGTCTCCACgccccccctttttttttgcTCATGCGTTAGAACGAAAGAATCGGGTTTTAACGTGCGTGATTTTTGCAGAACGGACGACCGCCTTTCGCGTAGAAACTCTGGCCCTCCAGATTCTTCTTACACATCTGTAACATACAGATACACACACCGTTAACGATTAAAATACGTTTCTTTAACTTTCTCCGCTAGAGATCGATCGGTTTATTTCGAGAAGCATTCTCGCACTAATTGCGTACCGTGCAGTTGAAACACTGGCTATGGTAATTATTGTTCAGGGCCTCCACCCAGCGATCTCCAGCTTCGACTGGGAATCCACACGCGAAACATTTCGTCGTGAACAATTCGTTCCAATCTGCGCAACAACGTAaaaggaaattcaattttttaacgcgTTTGCTTTCAAGTTGGCTCTTCAAATCGAATTGAGAACATTTAACCAACCAGCTTCGCAGTAGGGCAGTCCTTCTTCGAGGAAGAACTGACTGTTGCCAAACAGCTTGCCACAATAAGAACATTTGAAGCATTCAGGGTGGAAATGCTTTCCAATTGCGTTCAGACAGTCCTAAAATCATAATCATATACGGATAAACCGATGAGTTTCCAAGATAACGTTACACAGGTTTAAATAGCCTTTGCGAAATACTTACGCCTTTGATCTTGTTGTTGCATCTGTTGCAGGATGGGGCGATGAAACGTTCGAAGCAGTATTCGCAATAGAGTTGCCCCTTTTCTTCTACAAAGCCGATATCTTGAAGAGGTCGACGACATTGGGCGTTTACGCAGACGAAATGATCGGGGCACCAAATTTGTCCCAAAGCGGTAATGAATGGTCCCCTAAATAATCGCTATGATTACACACTTTACCAAGCCGCTGATGGAAGCTAGTATTTTGATACGAAAGAAGCAAGACGTAGCACAGCAAAGAACGATTGCCCATAAGACAACTATTTTACGAACCTTATGCACTCTTTGTCGTTTTTACAGCACACTGGTTTTACGACGAGACCATTTGACTTGTGATTAGTATTTTCTTCGTTAGCTGTTAACATCGTGCAAACAAGTGAACATTGTTAATCACGTCAGAACAGGATAACGaattaaagttattattagACAACCAAACAAAACAAGTTTTGTCAAACAATACTCGTAAATTATAACGCACTGCAGACGTTCTTTGGTATTTACAAGCAAACATCACCGATTTTCTAATCTAACGGTAATCTCCTAATAAGAAGATCGGATCAAATTTGTACACAATGAAGGTGTAGCCAAACTCTGTCCAACAAAGTGTTTAGAAACATCATCAGTCAGATAGTCCCTTCCCAAGCGCATGTCGATGGATCGATATATAAAACACGAGGAGCTAGAAAAGCGACTCAACCGTCGTCGTTCGATGACGGAcaacagaaaatataaaagggGGATGCGGCAAAcactgaaaaaaaaacaacaaacgGAACACCTAACAACAAAGGGGGAGTACCTGACGTAAGAGTTGCAATAGGCGCACAGGGGCAATCGTGATCCCGGTCCAGTTGCTTGATTTAGGATGCCCCTTCCTCGCTTTGGCGCGCTGCTACCAGCGAAAGTTCCGCTCTTCGACCCGGCACCACCGAGACCACCGACTCCGGTACCTAGATCCGGGTGGGATGACAAATTTGGTGGGTCTACTAAACTGTGGGTATTACTAGAGGGTTCACAATGGATACCGTCCTGACAGTAATTTTGGGTTCCACATTGATTTCCGGTTTGACAACGGTTGTTAATCGAACATTGATCACCTGACTGGCAACGGGTTTCGGTGGAACAACAATAGCTTTGGGTTTTGCAGCAATAACTCTTAGTCTCGCTGCAGCTTTGCCTTTGGCTTTGGCTCTGAGCCTCGGGCTTGTACAATTGCACGGTGGGAACGTTCTGGCCGGTTTTGGCAGTCAGTCGTGCGAGCTGCCCACTCAGATTAGTGCGAGGCTTGTGGATAGGCTGGAAGGAGCTTTTATTTTGAGAGCAGCCAATGGAAGCGTTCTCGTAGGGTAGAGGGATCTGCGGGAAAGGAAGCTTTGCCCTCGACGAAGGTAGACCAGGTTTGGAGCAGGGTGCCACGCAAACGGATCCATCGGGACACGGTGACACGCAGATTCCGCTCTCTGGACAGTTCGGTATATCGATCTCGCAGGCAGAGTCTCGGCCGCAGCGACCAGATGGTTGGCCACAGGTTCCAGTTTTCATGCCGAAGCAAGGCGAAACGCATACTCCCGAGCGATCGGCAGTTGGTACCACGCATACGCCTGATTTTTGGCAAGAAGTATTCGGTCCTTCGCACGGTACCACTACCACGCCTGCTTTGGTACCTTGATCGGAGTGAGCTTTGCAAGGTAATACCGTTACACCGGTGTCTGGACAGGGTTTCGGTGCTGGAGTTCCGTAACTAACGTGACGCACTTCCGTCGAGCTGCTGTAAACTGGCTGAACAGCGGAGCTCGTCTCCGTTTTCGAGACCATGGGACAGACCAACGAGGGTTTGGAGGGACTCGTTCTGCTAATGGCACATACGCCTTTAGGTGGTTTCTCGCGTGGTTCTGTTCTCTCTGGCAGAGGTCGAGCCGGAACTCTTCTCTCGCATCTCTCGAAATCTTCGGTGACCTCGAGCGATCTTTTCACCACCGATTTCTTCTCCTCGCTCGTTTCCTCGCTGGTCATGTACCGTTTCTCTTGATACTGAGCGTGAACCGCGTCCGTGGGTTCTTTGCCTGGATCGTCGGTGCGTTTTTCGTCGAAGTCTACGGTCTTCGAGGCAGCGTACTCGGCGTGTCTATGCCCGTCGTCGGTGTCCTCGTCTACTTTATAAGACACGCTCTTTTTAGTAGGGAAATGTATCGAACTTCGCTTCGTAGGTGGAGCATCTTCTCTGATTCTGGGTGCGTGAGCCTTCACGTAACAAGGAGGAGGTTCCGGAGGTCCTTGAGCAGGTGATTTAGACCTTCCTGGAGTTGGAGTCGGAGTTCTGCTCGGTATATATGTGTGACTTTCAACCGCGCCTCTTCTCATCGCCACTAAGTTTCTTTGATACGACGGAATAGTGTCCGGTTTCTTCAGAGAAGCGGTTATAACTTTGCTACTCGGCGTCTGAGGTCGCGATCTCACCGGAGATGGGGAAGTATCTCTCAGACGAAAATCAGGCGGAGGAGTAGGCAAAGGTCGAGGAGTGCACGGTTTAGGCGGGGGTTCCGTTCGGCTGCTTCTTCCCTCGCCGTATAAGATATCAGCAGGAGGACAATGAGCGCTTCCGTCTGGGTAAAGCGAGGGTGTCTGAGAACGGCTGGCGATTTTCTGGTCCTCGGGTCCGATCTCGCGACTAAGAGGCGTATACGGTCGTTCCGGAGCGATCGTGAGTGCTTCCTGAAACGGAGAAATCGGTCGAAGTTCTTTCTTGGGCGGTTTAGGTCGACACCTATGGTCCAAGTATATAGTCTCCTCGGTGTACACTTCCTTCACGCTGCTGGAAGACGTACTGAGAGGCGTGTATGGTCGATCAGGCGCGGTCGTCAGAGCGTTCACCATTTCAGACTTCCACTCTTTAGGAGTCGAATTCTGAAGGGCAGAATGAGGTATCGGTTTCGGGCCTGTATCAGTctgtttcataaattgaacgcgttttttattcgtttccatGATTTCCTGAGCTGGAGGATACTTGGAGCATACACGTCGATCCCTCGGTGCTTGTTGATCCCTCAAACTTTTGTGGACTTGTACCTGTTCTCTTAAACTCTTCTTGCGCTCATCTTCGATGCATCTTCTTCTAACGCGTTCTTGAACCAACACTTCCTCCGTGATCTCCTCGTAAGTTTCCTTGATGAGCTTCTTGCGTCCGGGAGTGTCGCTGTCGGCTTCCGTCACTCTTTCCTCGCGAACGACCGTCCTTCCCAGAGGTTGTTCTCGGACTTCCTCCACTTCTTCCTCGCCTTCCTCGAAAGTCACGTGTCTgcttcgttcttcttcctcctgTCGTTTTCGCTCCTCTTCCTCTCGccgtcttcttctttcttcctcctcctctcgtctcctcctttcttcctcttcctgcCTACGtctctcctcctcctcctcctcccgctttctctcctcttcttcctgCTTCGCTTTCTCCACCATTTGCTGCACATCCACGGTAGAAGTGACCACTTCGGCAGACTCAACGACCGTCTTCTCCTCAGCGTCCTCGACGTCCCTTTCGACCTGAGTGGTGGTCCTTCTCGTGTaagtttcttcctctttctccacCATTTCTTCCTCCGTTGCTTCCTCTCTGGACTCCTCTTTAGGTTCCTCCACTATCGGAGTACTGGATCGCATCGGTGACGGTTCGACAGTTTTCTCTAAAGTCATTTTCGTCTTGACGTGCATCCCACCGACATCTTCTTCCGACGTCTCCGTTATGAAGTCGTGTTCCCCCTTGATTCCTACGGTACCCTCGTCTTCGATCTCGTCCGCCGGTCTCAAGTCTATCACCTCCTTGTCGATCTCGGTCGTCTCCTCCTTCGCTTCTTCTTGCTTTATCACGTGTTGCGTCGGCAGCGGCGGCTTCTCGCAGATAGTCTGTTCGCGTCTACAAATTTCCGCCCGGTACGAACGATGCTCTTCCCGAAATGGTTGATTCCTCTCGCATATCCTTTCCTCTTGACAGATTTCCTTCTGATGGAACTTCTTGCACACTTTAGGAGGCTCTACCCCGCTGTAGCTCTGTTCGTACAGATTGCTGCCTGTCGTAACGGTGGCTGTCCATGGTTTTGGTATAGGTTGAACGATTCTGGTAGGCGTCAGAGATCTCCTGACACCGTCGGTCGAGCTGGGTCTCGATGTTACCTCGCCTTTCGTCTGTCTGCCGGTGGCCTCCACCAGCTCTACCTTTCTATAAGTTGGACCTGGACAACTGACTCGATCCATCGGTTCCTCCTCAAAGCGATAGCACTGTCTCGTCACTCTCTCCACCTCCCTATCTGTGCTTTCGTCTCTCTTCCTTGTCAGCGCCCTCTCGCAGGCCTCGATGCaggctttcttttctttcaccGCTTGCCTACTTCTTCGATCGAGGGCAGGATTAGGATCGATGTACAAAGGACTGGCAGTGGGATAAGTAATATCTTCGATCGGCTTTGGAGGCGGCCAGGCCAGGCTTTTCGATTTTACAGAGCTAGGACGGTACTCGGTCTTGGTGTCCTCGACGATCTCGTAATAGTAGGACTTTTCGTGGGTTTCCGTCGAGCTTTCTGGGATCATGATGTTTCACGGGATCGTTCCGAGGGAGGGAGATCGATGGAATTTTGCCGGGTGCACGGTCGGAAGCGAGCAAACGGAAATCAGATTGCACGAGGCACACAAAACGTTTGACACACGCGTTTGATAACACAGGCGGTAGGTGGGAGTGTTGGGGTGTGttagaaagaacgaaagaaaaacaaagaaatcaGCTGTGAGTAAGAAGCACATTGACCGATACGTGCCCGTGATCCTTTTATCGTAAAGCAAGTTCATGTTGACGATCATCGAATATTTAACCGAAAAGATAATGGGCGACTGGATCGCGGGCACGTCCAGGAtgctaaataaaaagaagcgCAGcttaagaatgaaaaaaagataataaacgaTAGCCAGGATCACGAAGTTACACATTCTCGTGATCGGCTGGCTGCGTTCAAGCGATGAAAAACCAAAGCTCGTGATTAAAGCGATTGATCAACGCGTTAATTAAGCGTTACGAGTGAGCAGACGCACTTCTCCAAAATCATTCGTCACTCGGACACTCTGCCATTGAACGATCTACAGATTCGAAGATCAATCGCATCTCTAGacgatcgtaaaaaaaaaaaaagggaacacGAATTTCGAGCGCTGTGGGTTAGCATCTCGACCTTGAGTGCACCTCGAGGGAGTCGATGCGAAGCTAGGAAAAAATGTAG
This sequence is a window from Bombus pyrosoma isolate SC7728 linkage group LG10, ASM1482585v1, whole genome shotgun sequence. Protein-coding genes within it:
- the LOC122571963 gene encoding probable tubulin polyglutamylase TTLL2 isoform X1 → MAVKYLDGPFVFRLNDNGTGPHLLIQVCTERGWREYTGENNVFKDRWNLWWRSGGFPLPHYKLLLPWQFINRIPKGSSICRKDNLIRHLRCMKKMHGSIYDFSPVGYNLPSEYTKLAEECSRCEHDRVWICKPVGQSQGKGIFLFRKLSDLTYDNAAVVQRYIENPFLIGGYKFDLRLYVCVPSYQPLTIYLYKEGLARFATEKFSLEHLNDPFRHLTNFSLNKLGPGYSEKKERVGSGCKWTFRQLRRYFEQAGYYDWFLWQRIACLVSLTILSQAASIPKSSNCFEFFGFDVLIDRNLKPWLLEVNLSPALSNDCEIDSEVKKPLLHDLFDLLGLPVCNTGLSLFTIWSTSPIDDEVEVSSKFCTNRTIKKKSKTYRETDGFLNICTELRPTLKQSTINNSTNLWSRYNPLLVDKYIPRGFQGNNPESNNKTSIWDNGKDWSTPCAREGGWIRIYPLTRIKSGNPINYVSSLSETTRIAEKETRNIVLSIQKYLKAAKEVHKKNEKYRDEQYNATLRKMVELNTEIWLPSK
- the LOC122571963 gene encoding probable tubulin polyglutamylase TTLL2 isoform X2; the encoded protein is MAVKYLDGPFVFRLNDNGTGPHLLIQVCTERGWREYTGENNVFKDRWNLWWRSGGFPLPHYKLLLPWQFINRIPKGSSICRKDNLIRHLRCMKKMHGSIYDFSPVGYNLPSEYTKLAEECSRCEHDRVWICKPVGQSQGKGIFLFRKLSDLTYDNAAVVQRYIENPFLIGGYKFDLRLYVCVPSYQPLTIYLYKEGLARFATEKFSLEHLNDPFRHLTNFSLNKLGPGYSEKKERVGSGCKWTFRQLRRYFEQAGYYDWFLWQRIACLVSLTILSQAASIPKSSNCFEFFGFDVLIDRNLKPWLLEVNLSPALSNDCEIDSEVKKPLLHDLFDLLGLPVCNTGLSLFTIWSTSPIDDEVEVSSKFCTNRTIKKKSKTYRETDGFLNICTELRPTGNNPESNNKTSIWDNGKDWSTPCAREGGWIRIYPLTRIKSGNPINYVSSLSETTRIAEKETRNIVLSIQKYLKAAKEVHKKNEKYRDEQYNATLRKMVELNTEIWLPSK